A single genomic interval of Mangifera indica cultivar Alphonso chromosome 5, CATAS_Mindica_2.1, whole genome shotgun sequence harbors:
- the LOC123215773 gene encoding protein VAPYRIN-LIKE-like — protein sequence MDRLVKPDVKEVEVAFKKGQKCTTTFRLTNLMHTMSVAVSLTTTNPSLFSFNQLYSIIPPLSSSSYTLILSRPSDQPPISCPLHAIIVKSSMLPTGKANQDDLRRIFSKPGPHVFKDATIPISFVGPHVIEFLISQHTQIPDFNSIFNKAVSACTGSQLSALLKYAVVSGNENLATRLIDNGADVNYKDSDGLSMISLGVKSGHIDVLKLLITSGCKANDSIDSVLHDAAAMNRADLMEVLISAFGNMVDVNSVDSLGRSPIHIAASKGHAQVIQFCASLAEAQTDAFDKIGSTPLHLAAENGHLEAAKCLLDCSVYAKYIVNKEGKTAFTVAVENGHTHLYDLLRLGDVLQRAARVEDIHGLKSCLAEGAEVNGRDQNGWTPLHRAAFKGKIESVKLLLNHGANVDLVDDAGYTPLHCAVMAGHVQVALLLIAHGARANVKSLKRLVPLNLDCFKNHASFSLLAHEQEQL from the coding sequence ATGGATAGATTGGTTAAACCAGATGTTAAAGAAGTAGAAGTAGCCTTCAAGAAAGGCCAAAAGTGCACCACAACTTTTCGTTTAACCAATTTGATGCACACCATGTCTGTCGCAGTTTCTTTAACCACAACAAATCCATCTCTCTTCTCTTTTAATCAGCTTTACTCAATAATTCCACcgctttcttcttcatcatacACTCTGATCCTCTCTCGACCGTCCGATCAACCCCCTATCTCTTGTCCTCTTCATGCCATTATTGTCAAATCTTCAATGCTTCCTACAGGCAAAGCCAACCAGGACGATCTCCGCCGCATCTTCTCCAAACCAGGTCCACACGTATTTAAAGACGCCACAATTCCCATCTCTTTTGTGGGTCCTCACGTGATTGAGTTTCTCATCTCTCAACATACTCAAATCCCAGATTTCAATTCCATCTTCAACAAAGCAGTTTCTGCTTGCACTGGGTCCCAGCTCTCTGCGTTACTCAAATACGCCGTTGTATCAGGAAATGAAAACTTGGCCACGAGGTTGATCGATAACGGTGCGGATGTGAATTATAAAGATTCTGATGGACTGTCCATGATTTCTTTAGGAGTTAAGAGTGGTCATATCGATGTCCTTAAGTTGTTGATTACTTCGGGCTGTAAAGCCAATGATTCAATTGATAGTGTATTACACGATGCAGCTGCAATGAATAGAGCTGACTTGATGGAGGTTTTGATTTCAGCTTTTGGAAACATGGTGGATGTGAATTCGGTTGATTCACTTGGGCGAAGCCCAATTCACATCGCAGCGAGTAAAGGACACGCTCAAGTTATTCAATTTTGTGCGTCTCTTGCAGAAGCTCAAACCGATGCATTTGATAAAATCGGATCAACTCCGCTTCACTTAGCAGCTGAAAATGGTCATTTAGAAGCTGCTAAGTGTTTGTTAGATTGTTCGGTATATGCTAAATACATAGTTAATAAAGAGGGAAAGACAGCTTTTACGGTTGCTGTTGAGAACGGTCACACGCATCTCTACGATTTGTTGCGACTGGGTGATGTGTTGCAACGCGCAGCAAGAGTGGAGGACATTCATGGGTTGAAGAGTTGCCTCGCAGAAGGGGCTGAGGTTAATGGCAGAGATCAAAATGGATGGACACCGTTGCACAGGGCGGcgtttaagggtaaaattgagAGCGTGAAACTTTTGCTTAATCATGGGGCCAATGTTGATCTCGTTGACGATGCTGGGTACACGCCGCTGCACTGTGCTGTTATGGCGGGACATGTGCAAGTTGCGCTCTTGTTGATTGCTCAT